One window of the Salvia splendens isolate huo1 chromosome 1, SspV2, whole genome shotgun sequence genome contains the following:
- the LOC121795198 gene encoding O-fucosyltransferase 10-like, whose protein sequence is MMNSKSYKIIERERGREIYRHCMALTYTTESAATGSRCRRRLHLHCKHRQKGVVCFFYAGIFYKRYLLFLTILYITGLITCAGPLLSLLHPPPPPPPGSLYRSQELFLKLWPEIQSDNSSVVELDNLWRYRRKLKEQKLCQNTNAHQQPVSPTLQRYLVIEANGGLNQQRSSICNAVAVAGLLNATLVIPHFDVHNVWKDPSTFADIYDEDHFISSLKDYVMVVHDLPDELMENYNFSISAIPSMRVPAWASSRYYMDEVYPVLQETRVVRISPFANRLATSIPPHIQFLRCLANYKSLRFSSTIMNLAKVIGNRMTDKSSSFGGKYVAVHLRFEEDMVAFSCCEYDEGETEKSEMDAARKRGWGKKFTLKNRVSEPGLNRVNGKCPMTPVEVGLMLRGMGFSNNTPIYLASGRIYKEDRYLEPLRKMFPLLETKWSLATADELASVKGYSSRLAAVDYMLCLYSEVFVTTQGGNFPHFLMGQRRFIYNGHAKTIMPDKTRLVVLLQNTTTSWDGFKDEMETMLAESDRRSIMVPRVKKSTRKGSIYLNPLPECRCLWESQNSTSLSVTPAFPKDRKYGGPRLGEE, encoded by the exons ATGATGAACAGCAAATCATACAAaattatagagagagagagaggcagaGAGATCTACAGACATTGCATGGCTTTAACGTACACCACGGAATCCGCCGCCACTGGCAGCAGATGCCGGCGGAGGCTCCACCTCCACTGCAAGCACCGACAAAAAGGGGTGGTGTGCTTCTTCTACGCCGGAATATTCTACAAAAGATACCTTCTTTTCTTGACAATTCTCTACATCACGGGTCTGATCACCTGTGCCGGTCCCCTGCTCAGCCTCCTGcaccctccgccgccgccgccgccgggtTCACTCTACCGCAGCCAGGAGCTGTTCCTCAAGCTCTGGCCTGAAATTCAGTCGGATAACTCTTCCGTTGTTGAG TTGGATAATCTATGGAGGTATAGAAGAAAGCTGAAAGAGCAAAAGCTTTGTCAGAATACTAATGCTCATCAGCAACCAG TCTCCCCTACGCTTCAGCGCTATCTGGTGATAGAGGCTAATGGCGGCCTAAACCAGCAACGCTCATCG ATTTGCAATGCAGTGGCTGTTGCTGGACTGCTCAATGCTACTCTTGTGATCCCTCACTTCGATGTTCATAATGTCTGGAAAGACCCGAG TACATTCGCTGATATTTATGATGAGGATCATTTCATATCCTCCCTAAAAGATTATGTTATGGTGGTTCACGACCTACCAGACGAACTGATGGAAAACTACAATTTTAGCATCAGTGCTATCCCAAGCATGAGAGTCCCAGCTTGGGCGTCTTCTCGTTATTACATGGATGAGGTTTATCCCGTCTTGCAAGAAACAAG GGTAGTCCGAATCTCACCTTTTGCCAACAGATTGGCAACGAGCATTCCACCACACATTCAGTTTTTAAGATGCCTAGCAAACTATAAATCTCTGAGGTTCTCATCAACCATAATGAATCTTGCTAAAGTAATTGGCAATCGAATGACTGACAAGAGCTCAAGCTTTGGAGGGAAGTATGTTGCAGTTCATCTTCGATTTGAAGAG GACATGGTGGCTTTCTCATGCTGTGAATACGACGAAGGAGAAACAGAGAAATCAGAAATGGATGCAGCGCGCAAAAGGGGTTGGGGGAAAAAGTTCACGCTTAAAAACCGGGTTTCTGAGCCTGGCCTAAACCGCGTGAATGGAAAGTGCCCAATGACACCAGTGGAG GTTGGTTTGATGTTGAGAGGCATGGGATTTTCGAACAACACTCCCATTTATCTGGCATCGGGTAGAATATACAAGGAGGATAGATACTTAGAGCCTCTGCGAAAGATGTTTCCTCTTCTCGAGACAAAGTGGTCACTTGCTACTGCTGATGAACTTGCTTCAGTAAAG GGCTATTCTTCGAGGCTGGCTGCTGTGGACTATATGTTATGCTTGTACAGTGAGGTATTTGTGACCACTCAAGGTGGAAACTTCCCTCATTTTCTGATGGGCCAAAGAAGATTCATCTACAACGGACACGCCAAGACCATCATGCCCGACAAAACCAGGCTCGTAGTCTTACTGCAGAACACGACTACTAG TTGGGATGGTTTCAAGGATGAAATGGAGACGATGTTAGCAGAAAGTGATCGTAGGAGCATAATGGTGCCTAGAGTGAAGAAGTCGACGAGAAAGGGCTCTATATATTTGAACCCTTTGCCAGAATGCAGGTGCCTATGGGAATCACAAAACTCCACCTCATtatctgtcacgcccgcatttcctaaggataggaagtacggtggaccgcgactaggggaggagtaa